The Streptomyces pactum genome contains a region encoding:
- a CDS encoding CoA transferase: MPGAPELAGGARFRTNPDRVAHLGALRPLLQDRLRTRTAGHWARVPPAAGVPAGPVNALDEAFAHAGQLGVEAVVDVGGTRQVAHPIRLGATPASCRLVPPELGEHTDDGFRTEERPGA, encoded by the coding sequence CTGCCCGGCGCACCGGAACTCGCCGGCGGCGCGCGGTTTCGCACCAACCCGGACCGCGTGGCCCACCTCGGCGCACTCCGCCCGCTCCTCCAGGACCGGCTGCGCACCCGCACCGCCGGCCACTGGGCGCGGGTGCCGCCCGCCGCCGGCGTGCCGGCCGGTCCCGTCAACGCCCTCGACGAGGCCTTCGCCCACGCCGGACAACTGGGCGTCGAGGCCGTGGTGGACGTCGGGGGTACCCGCCAGGTGGCCCATCCGATCCGTCTCGGCGCCACCCCGGCGAGCTGCCGGCTCGTACCGCCCGAGCTGGGCGAACACACCGATGACGGCTTCCGAACGGAGGAGCGGCCGGGCGCCTGA
- a CDS encoding sensor histidine kinase, whose product MLRALSGLRVRLVVAFTLVAVVATVTTGALTFREARTGVLQQSQDTVIEDFRHRVNTLVPNYRFPPDESGLQSFANDVSRGGRSQNWRVLAAYRDASATSRPGDSFRELSQAMRESVRTRRATVFQRVTRDGHSSLVVGMPVTFAGQYGTQRRASGLEVYLTVPQREEQGYVDALVAAIERATVPALALAVLMALLAARGVLRPVRALRRATRSIAEGRLDTRLAVQGSDELADLSRTFNETAAALEGSVAELRRMEAGARRFAADVSHELRTPLAAMSAVTDVLDEDAAGLDDDTAMAVRLISEETTKLAGLVDDLMEVSRFDAGAAALHLDDIDLAESVRRTLASRGWLDTVRTSLPEPGALRGRVDPRRLDVIVANLVANALRHGAPPVRLRLRAEDDPHAGRRAVVEVSDGGDGIPDGVLPHVFDRFYKSDSARTRSEGSGLGLAITTENVRLHGGTVRAANHPDGGAVFTVVLPLRPDGAKAPVRRAAKEEQA is encoded by the coding sequence GTGCTGCGCGCGCTGAGCGGCCTGCGCGTGCGGCTGGTGGTGGCCTTCACCCTCGTCGCGGTCGTGGCCACGGTGACCACCGGCGCGCTGACCTTCCGTGAGGCACGTACCGGGGTCCTGCAGCAGAGCCAGGACACGGTGATCGAGGACTTCCGGCACCGGGTCAACACCCTGGTCCCCAACTACCGGTTCCCGCCCGACGAGTCCGGCCTGCAGTCGTTCGCCAACGATGTGTCGCGCGGCGGGCGGTCCCAGAACTGGCGGGTGCTGGCCGCCTACCGGGACGCGAGCGCCACGTCCCGCCCCGGGGACTCCTTCCGGGAACTGTCCCAGGCGATGCGCGAGTCCGTACGGACCCGCCGCGCCACCGTGTTCCAGCGGGTGACGCGGGACGGCCACTCCTCACTGGTCGTCGGCATGCCCGTCACCTTCGCCGGCCAGTACGGCACCCAGCGGCGCGCCTCCGGACTGGAGGTCTACCTGACCGTGCCGCAGCGGGAGGAGCAGGGCTACGTCGACGCGCTGGTCGCCGCCATCGAACGCGCCACCGTGCCCGCCCTGGCCCTGGCCGTGCTGATGGCCCTCCTGGCCGCGCGCGGGGTGCTGCGGCCCGTGCGCGCCCTGCGACGGGCGACCCGCAGCATCGCCGAGGGACGCCTGGACACCCGGCTCGCGGTGCAGGGCTCCGACGAACTCGCCGACCTGTCCCGCACCTTCAACGAGACGGCCGCCGCGCTGGAGGGGTCGGTGGCGGAACTACGGCGCATGGAGGCCGGCGCGCGCCGTTTCGCCGCGGACGTCTCGCACGAACTGCGCACTCCGCTGGCGGCGATGTCGGCGGTGACGGACGTACTGGACGAGGACGCGGCCGGCCTCGACGACGACACCGCGATGGCGGTGCGCCTCATCAGCGAGGAGACCACGAAGCTGGCCGGCCTGGTGGACGACCTGATGGAGGTCTCCCGGTTCGACGCGGGCGCGGCCGCCCTGCACCTGGACGACATCGACCTCGCCGAGTCCGTACGGCGCACGCTCGCCTCCCGCGGCTGGCTGGACACCGTGCGGACCAGCCTGCCGGAACCGGGCGCGCTGCGCGGCCGGGTCGATCCGCGCCGCCTCGACGTGATCGTCGCGAACCTCGTCGCCAACGCCCTCCGCCACGGCGCTCCCCCCGTCCGCCTGCGCCTTCGCGCGGAGGACGACCCCCACGCGGGAAGACGGGCGGTCGTGGAGGTCAGCGACGGCGGGGACGGCATCCCCGACGGTGTCCTGCCGCATGTCTTCGACCGCTTCTACAAATCGGACAGCGCCCGGACCCGGAGCGAGGGCAGCGGCCTCGGGCTGGCCATCACCACGGAGAACGTGCGCCTGCACGGCGGCACCGTCCGGGCGGCGAACCATCCGGACGGCGGCGCCGTCTTCACGGTCGTCCTCCCGTTGCGACCGGACGGGGCAAAGGCCCCGGTGAGACGAGCGGCGAAGGAGGAACAGGCGTGA
- the ctaD gene encoding aa3-type cytochrome oxidase subunit I, which yields MAVDRRTEPPRRGPARQRTNRTLGRALARWATTTDHKVIGNLYMTTSFGFFLFGGVLALLMRGELARPGLQLVTSHQYNQLFTVHGTIMMLLFATPLFAGFANAIMPLQIGAPDVAFPRLNALSYWLYLFGGLMVVAGFLTPQGAAAFGWFAYAPLNNEVFSPGAGGDLWTMGLVVTGVSTTLGAVNFITTILCLRAPGMTMFRMPIFTWNVLFTSILVLPAFPVLTAALLALEADRKFGAHIFDAANGGALLWQHLFWFFGHPEVYIVALPFFGIVSEIIPVFSRKPIFGYVSLVGATIAITMLSAVVWAHHMFATGAVLLPFFSLMSFLIAVPTGVKFFNWIGTTIHGSLSFETPMLWSFGFLMTFLLGGMSGVLIASPPLDFHLTDSYFIVAHLHYVLFGTVVFAMFAGFYFWWPKFTGKLLDERLGKIHFWTLFVGFQTTFLVQHWLGQQGMPRRYADYLAADGFTALNTISSIGAFLLGLSTLPFLYNVWRTRQYGTKVEHDDPWGYGRSLEWATSCPPPRHNFTSLPRVRSESPAFDLHHPDIGRHDQRHEQRKQ from the coding sequence ATGGCGGTGGACAGGAGGACCGAGCCGCCGCGCCGGGGACCGGCGCGGCAGCGGACGAACCGCACGCTCGGGCGGGCGCTGGCCCGGTGGGCGACGACGACCGATCACAAGGTGATCGGCAACCTCTACATGACGACGTCCTTCGGATTCTTCCTCTTCGGCGGCGTCCTCGCGCTGCTGATGCGCGGCGAACTGGCCCGTCCGGGACTCCAGCTCGTCACCAGCCACCAGTACAACCAGCTCTTCACCGTCCACGGCACGATCATGATGCTGCTGTTCGCGACCCCTCTCTTCGCCGGGTTCGCCAACGCGATCATGCCGTTGCAGATCGGCGCCCCGGACGTGGCGTTCCCCCGGCTCAACGCGCTCTCGTACTGGCTGTACCTGTTCGGTGGCCTGATGGTGGTGGCCGGGTTCCTGACGCCCCAGGGAGCGGCCGCCTTCGGCTGGTTCGCCTACGCGCCGCTGAACAACGAGGTGTTCAGCCCCGGCGCGGGCGGCGACCTGTGGACCATGGGCCTGGTGGTGACCGGTGTGTCCACCACGCTCGGCGCGGTCAACTTCATCACCACCATCCTGTGCCTGCGCGCCCCCGGCATGACGATGTTCCGGATGCCGATCTTCACCTGGAACGTGCTGTTCACGTCGATCCTGGTGCTGCCGGCCTTCCCCGTCCTCACCGCCGCGCTGCTCGCGCTGGAGGCCGACCGGAAGTTCGGCGCGCACATCTTCGACGCGGCGAACGGCGGGGCGCTGCTGTGGCAGCACCTGTTCTGGTTCTTCGGCCATCCCGAGGTGTACATCGTCGCGCTGCCGTTCTTCGGCATCGTCTCCGAGATCATCCCGGTGTTCAGCCGCAAGCCGATCTTCGGCTACGTCAGCCTGGTCGGCGCCACCATCGCCATCACCATGCTGTCCGCAGTGGTGTGGGCCCACCACATGTTCGCCACCGGCGCCGTGCTGCTGCCGTTCTTCTCCCTGATGTCGTTCCTCATCGCGGTGCCGACGGGAGTGAAGTTCTTCAACTGGATCGGCACGACCATCCACGGCTCGCTGTCCTTCGAGACGCCCATGCTGTGGTCGTTCGGCTTCCTGATGACGTTCCTGCTCGGCGGCATGAGCGGTGTCCTCATCGCCTCCCCGCCCCTGGACTTCCATCTGACGGACTCGTACTTCATCGTCGCCCACCTGCACTACGTGCTCTTCGGCACGGTCGTGTTCGCGATGTTCGCCGGCTTCTACTTCTGGTGGCCCAAGTTCACCGGCAAGCTGCTCGACGAACGCCTCGGGAAGATCCATTTCTGGACCCTCTTCGTCGGCTTCCAGACCACGTTCCTCGTCCAGCACTGGCTCGGCCAGCAGGGCATGCCGCGCCGCTACGCCGACTACCTGGCGGCGGACGGCTTCACCGCGCTGAACACCATCAGCTCCATCGGCGCCTTCCTGCTCGGCCTCTCCACACTGCCGTTCCTCTACAACGTGTGGCGCACCCGCCAGTACGGCACGAAGGTGGAGCACGACGACCCCTGGGGCTACGGGCGTTCACTCGAATGGGCCACCTCCTGCCCGCCCCCGCGGCACAACTTCACGTCGCTGCCCCGGGTCCGCTCCGAGTCGCCGGCGTTCGACCTGCACCACCCCGACATCGGCCGACACGACCAGAGGCACGAGCAGAGGAAACAGTAG